ctTAAAACAATATTTAAGCATCTTATCAAATGAGCTGATGTGCCAAGTTATTAAAGAAAACATATTTTGTAAATAGCTTATTCAGACACATCAGAAGAAAACGCTTTCTGCAAATCAGTCTATTTTTAATCTATTCCCTCATTATCTTCCAAAAACCCTCTTTACCTATTTACATATACAATTAATTATATttacttgaaataaaaataaattaaatttatttttaccatatataattaaatcaaaacaAAACTATATATATAACTACATAAATTTAAAGCCGCACACCATGTtgtatattaaatcaaaattttggaCAATTTTAAAGGTTTATCACATTTTAATTTCATGATTATATTTCTCATTTATAATGTATGTCTAATaatgaattttattcaatttgtaaAAGCTAAGAAAttagaatttagtccttgtattttCTTAAATTATTGGTAAACACGCTATATTGAATTGCTAATCACAAGAACAATGACTCAATAGTGGGGTTTAACACGGTTATTCAATCAATCTAACTTTCTAGTTTTCTTAAGAGTTaatatatcatttggtatcagagtttAGTATGGATGTTCAACTTAGTACATGAGTTTAActtcaattttgaaattgatacACAAATAGAATGCCACCATTTGGTCCAATGATTGTTTGAAAAGTATACCAtagtaaaagaaaaaaacataGCCACACAGGTAcataattggaaaaaaaaaacccatatACCTAATTGAATATTGAACTAAACTCAAGTACTTAAATGAGAGAAAAAAAGTTTAAGTACTACATTGAACATTTAAGTCAAACTCATGCATCAAACATTAAAGtgaaacttaattacaaatgtgatatTAACATTTTTCCTAAAGTAGGAGGAccaaattttgataaattaatgGATGAAATTCGTAATTAGGCCTAAActttatcttttatatatatttgggtCAAACTAAACCGAACAGATGGACGGCCCAAATCCCAAATCCCAATGACCCAAAGTCTAAACTCTTAACTAAACCGAACCAAGCCCATCCGAACCGTTAAACTGCAGCTTcccttttttgttgtttttagtGCTAAAGAAAATCCGGTTCACCATCTTCACATATATGAATTGATCAGATCAAATTATTCAGATtataaaggaaaaagaaaaaaaaattagtgaattttgagtGGATTGTTCTTGGATCCAATTTTTTGGAGATTACAGAGAAAAAAAGATTGATTTGCAAATACACAATACGAATAATCGCGATGGGTTTCAAGATATTTGTGGTGGCGATGATGGTGGGTTCCATCGCAGCGGCTCAGATTTCATTAGCATCCACCGTGCCTGCTTTTCTATGGGCTCCTGGgtaagttcttttttttttcttcgtaGTTTTGATTTCATCGAATCAATTTgtaaaagaattgaaaatttctAGTTTAGGGTTCTTGTAAATTGGGATCTCATTTATTTCGAATATCTTTGGTTTGTGATTTGCAGTTTCTCTAGCGTTGAATCGAAGGAATCTGTAAATTATCAGATCATGTCTCCAAAGGATCTAGCTAACTCTGTTCTCTCTCAAGGGGGATGGTCTGACTTACTGGTAATTTGAGCTTTATTCCCCTTCAGTATTATAGCCATGGTTTTTGAAATTTGTTGATTTCATTGATTAATTGCGATTATCCGTTTTGATTTTAGTGCTCCGAGAGGAAAAATGAGCGCCCTGTTGATCTCGCCGTTGTTTTTGTTGGTAGAGAGGTAATGTTggaattttgtatattatttttataagctTCACAATTAAGCATCCTTTTTCCAAACCTCTGCCCACAACatggaaaattaaaataatagtaGTTGTATTTAGCtgcttctttttcccttttcagTTGTATTTTGCAGAGTGAACTTGTTTACTTCTTTTGGTACTGCAGTGGCATAGATTCGCTATGTTATTTTATTGAAATCTAAAATCTAATCCAATGAGTTGGAACTATTTAGCATATGAATACAACAATTCTTGTTGATGTTCGTGTTATGATGTTGATAAATATTTATTCATTTCTTGAAGTTCACTGTTGCATTGTGGTAAGCTGCAATTGGTGCTAACTTTCATGTCCACGTGACTTATGATATTTGCTTTTACTCTTTGTAGTTGCACTCTTCAGATGTTGCAGGGAACAAACATGCAGATCCGGCTCTTTTGAACTTGCTTAAGGTGACTAGATTTCACCGAGTAGGGGTATTAATTACTTTGGATTCCAGTTCCCTGTTTCTTCGTCACTGATTCATATTGTTGAACAGGACTCTTTTACCAAGTCCAACTTCTCAATGGCATTTCCATATGTAGCTACTTCTGAGGAGGAAACAATGGAGAATTTGTTGGTTTCAAGTTTTAAGGAAGCCTGTGCCCACGGTTTGGGAGTTGCTAATGTTGCATTTTTGGAATCGTGCTCTATAGAGGGTGGAGATTTCCAGAAACTTTCAAACTTGCATTCGGTCCATGTAAATCaacttcaaaaattttattttaaatgcatCAATACAAAATGTGGTATTATGGAAATGATCAGTATCTTGTCTTCTCCATCTTATTAATTCCTTCACAATTTTCTGATAAACAATAAACAGGATCATCTAGTTAAAAGGATGGAAAAGAGAACAAAGGGGGAGACTGATCTGGTTGTCCTATGCCATGGAGGCTTTCAGTCTCTGAAAGAGCTTGACCAACCATTCCCAGAGAGTATGCTATATTAGCACATGTCTTATTTTAGTGAAGACTGATTACTCTAAAATGTATTCAtgtgttgttttttttaaatatgcaGGTGAGATCTTGACTGAAGTCATGAGTTCTGTGGAGCAATCTGGGGCAAAATATGCAGCCCTTTATGTTTCTGACCCTTTTAAGTCCATCCACTATCCCGGTTATAGAGAGCTCGAAAGGTTTCTTGCTGATGATACTGCAAAGAATGGTTCAGCCAGTCCCAAAGTCTGCGATGAGGTTTGCCAGCTAAAATCATCACTCCTTGAGGGAGTTTTAGTTGTAAGTCTTTGTCTTTGCCCTCAACGTTTCTGTTACCTCTAATCTAACGACAATGCTTTTCCATTATGAGTGTTCTGTTATGATTATATGGATTTGGAAATGCATTCTCGTTGTTTCAGTGTTTACTAATCCTTTCTTGGATTCAGAATGCTTTTGTAGTCACGAGTGTTGTGATGTGGTCATATGAATTTCAATATGCGTTTTTTCTTTCAATGTTGGTCTTTTCAGTCCATATCTTATTGCTTATATTATGCCTAGAGGGATCCTTATGTGGCCGCACTGCATGATTTTCAGGGAATTGTGTTGCTTTTAATCTTAGTATCAGGCCTTTGCTGCATGATGGGCATTGATACTCCAACAAGATTCGAGGCACCCCAAGAAAATTGATCTGTCTTTTTGGTACAACCTAGCATCTTTATGTTGTAATAAGGCTTCTGTCCTTATGGTATCTACAAATTGGTTCTTTGAAACTGCACAAGATCATCCATGACGTGAAACAAGCACCACAAGCTTGGCATCTATAGCTAAGTAGTTTCCTTCTGCAGTATGATTAAGAACTCAGTTTCATATGTTTGTTTATTCATCTATGTTAAGGATTCCATCCAAATTTTATTTCTTGGTTTATGTGAATTATCTTGTAGTCCTaggaagtaataataataatatgatgtTCAGTCTTTTCTGGCAACAATTGTCTCTTATATTAGTCTTAAAATATCATGGTCTTTGAATTATTTGATGTGTTGAGGTAATCTAAAGTTTATAAGGGTTGTTTCTTGTCTAAGTGTTACATATCAGTATCGAAACAAAAATGACACATCAGCTCATACGGTACTAACTACATTGCTTTAGATGCACACTCCTTTAGTCGACCTGCTCACTATTCTGAACTGGGAACACGGACGTCATCGAAATGAAGCGCGGTCACTTACCGATGGTAGTCCGATATCAGAATTGCACTTACATCATAAGCTCACTGAATTCGTTTACGGGATTATGTTGAGCAGTTTTCATCTGCTCATTCATGGCGAATAAGGTTCCATGTATTCTACCAAACTGAGGGTGTGATGTATCTCCTGCAATGAATTCATGAGTTCTATTACTCACCTGAATGGAACTCTGACCTGGCACCTTTCGAACACCTGTCTTTCATCATCTTCCTTGCCATTACAGACTTAACCATTCTCCCAGCTGAAGCATATGTATTGGATAAAATTGCATAGTTCCCACTATTCCAAGGCTCCAACTGTACCAAATGGAGCAAAGCTAACTCTCCCAGCTCAGCATCACCATGAGTATTAGATGCAGCAAGAAGAGAACCCCCATGTAGCTACATTCAGCTGAAATGGCATCCAACTAACTAGTTTGAGCGCTTCTGCTAGGTGACCGGCTCGACCAAGTAAATCGATCATACAACTTGTAATGCATTTCAGTGCTGATATGACGGCAGTCCAAGTTATAACAGTTATATGGGTCATATTGTCAAACACTTGCAATGCATTCCTTAAATTGCCTGAATTCGAATGCATTTCACTTAGTGCATTTTTTGGGATAACCATTTGATCGAACCCACGTTCGTTTTCGAATGTAACCATGAATCCATTCTCCCAATCGAAACAATAAATTAAtttgcatattatttattttataaattaataattgaTCAAAAGAAAATCAATCAACATTGTTAATGACAGATCTTATAATTTGGCAATTAAAacgatattttttattttataataaataaatttattatttaaaaaactacctaattgaataaaaaaattcaattttaataatataaacggctaatatttatttagtttttattaAAAAACGAACAAACCAAATGGACATCCTTAAAAGAAAGGACCTACATATACAATGTTATAACTTTTTTATGATCCAAATATTGAATTTCAGGTTAcattcaattttaaataaataaaattattttaattatttgttttacgTAAAATACTTCTAAcccttaaatatatattaatataaacgAAATTTTAAATCTATATAATCGATATATTAAGCTAAGTTGAAATTTGACATATAtaataaatacaattatattaataaatttaacaattaattataaagaaaatataaaatatataaaatcaaattaattttgCACCTATACAAATAGTTGCCTTGATATATATGGATCCCATATTGAGAAATGCCAGTTTACAATAATAAAGTGTCGGCATATACATGACTAAATCAATACATTgttgaaaaaaaatagaaactaCAAGTCTACAACAACAACACAACAAATTGGCCAAATACAACATATGGatcaaaaagaatcaaataaaaaggcaattttttattataatcgACTCGATTAATTTAATCAGTTTAATagattttaatttgaataattattttaattaattaataacttttaaaattttaaactaaccCAGCAAAGAATGATTTAATTTAACTTTCTAATCATttgtaatatataaaatatatattattcaagtttaataactaaatttaataattaaagttaaTTAACAAACTGTGTTAATATCGGTTTTTAGCTTTTAATTTAATCAGGTTAATTTTTGTAAATTATAGTTGATTaagtttaataaaaaattaattaaatcaaaCTGGATAAAATCGAATACCCTTCCCTAACTAAAATCAGACTCGAGAAtcaaattgaatatttaaatcagagggtaaattaaacatttaaaagcataaaaattagtcTCATgagtttataatatatatttttattcaacAGTCGTTTCCCAttgaaagagaaaaataaatatataaaagaaacagaatactcaaaaggaaaaaggaaaacccataaataagaaagaaaatccgaaaatttgaaaaagaaaaaggaaaatgaagaaATCAGGAGCAGCAGAGAAGAGGAAAGCTCGAAGATCTTCGGCGTCCGTACAAAATGTTGGCAGAGATCCCAGCTCCGACACTCCTCCTAGGGTTcgtcattttctttttctaatttatttTCTCCGATCTAGGGTTTTTGTTTTGAATTGTTAATTGACGCTATGCttttttagatttaaaaaaaaaaaaaacttcgttTGGTTTTGATCTGAAATTTTTGTTATGAATTTAGTGTAGATAttacaatcttttttttttaacgaAGAGAAAAATCTAATTTTATTTGCATTGCTAAGAAATCATAAGATGTTGATTTGTATTAATTGTTGGGACTAGTTTAATTATTGCATTACATTTTTCATGTGAGGGAATTGAGGCAAGAAATTctatgatcttttttttttttttttaaatctagtttatttcttttgaaatgttattttttattatattaagcATTAAAAGGGGGGAAATGAGGAAGGGAAATTATGATCACGTTTGATGCTTTTCCTGGAAAGGCTCGGTGTAGTGGATATGGTAAAATTGTGGAAATTATGATGGCTTAGTCTCGATAAGTTTGCTAGACAAATTCGGAAAAAGTTGTTTCCATTGTGGAAAAATGATTGCATTTTAACTTACTAATGGTTAAAAAATCTGTGATGATATATTTTGCTTGACTGTCTAGGATGATTTTATGATTTGTACTTGTTTGCCCGACCAACTGGACTTATGTTACTTGAATGCGAGGATTTGATACGATTATGCTCAATTTTTTTCCCAAGTTTTCCATGTATTGGAGGGTCATATCCCCATACATTTGGTTTTTAGGCTTGATTTTGATCTTTGTGTCATGAATTTGAGGGTTACTTGTGTTCCAATGTGTTTGTCCTGGCCAATTTTTATAAGTGATAATAATTCGTGAATTTTATAATGTTATTGTTATTTAATTTCTGTGACATTTCCTTTCTACCCAGAAACAAGCTGCCAAGCAGGATGTATATCAATTGTTTGCTGAGAAAGTTAGAGACCATAAAGATTTGGAGTCTAGATGGGCTGTCTTGCAAGAAACTCGTGTTGAATATTTTAGGGGGAAGGATTTTGTAAGCTTTATGAAAAATCATCCTGAGCTTAAAGAAATACTGGAATCAGATAGAGATCTTGAAACTGAAGATATTGCCAATAATTTGTTACAAAAAAATCTTTTGGTGCGGTGTGACCGTGTGGTGAAAACTGTTCGTCCGGGGAAGAAAAAGTTGTCTACCTGGCCTGCACATTTAGAAATCTTTCCTGTAAGTATTTTATTTGTGTAACattaaaatatttgataaatcATTTACTTATTTCACTCTTAGGTAGTATGGCTGTTTGAGATTCTTATACAAAAATTTCTATGTGTCTATATGTCTATATGTAATGAGTATTCTTGTTTACTTTGTTAATATATTCAAAGAGTTATCTTAAAATGCAGACTAGGTCTGTCCAAAATTTTTCAGGATAAACCTGAAGATTTCATGCTTACAATTTGTAAATACTTTAGGCCTAGACTTATATACATTGATCTACTATGTTTTCTCAACCTAAGTCTCAGGGGCTTGTTTCATCTTATTGAGTTATCCCCTAACCTGAAGTCTTCTATATATCAAGGATTGGAATCTCTTTTTGGTCTGATTAAGATGATAACTTCTGTTTCATGTGGTCTTGGATGCTTTTCTGTGACAAAAGGTATTATATGTTATAAACATTCACTGTCATTTGCTTCTGTACAAAGTTTATTTTATGGTCCCTGCCCCACCTCCTGCCCCCTAATTTCTGTGCCTTAAATGCTCTGGTGCTGTTTTCATATTTGCTCTAGAAGTAATATGCATTTATTGTTCAGTTAAACTTGCATTATTCATTTTATTCGTCATTAAACCAGTTAATTATTACAAAATTACACTATTAACTAAAGCAGACACATTGTCATTATTTGGGAAGACAATATAAAGTCTGCTTTCACATGAAACTAAGCTTCTAAATTATTGCATTTCGGAATGCTGAC
Above is a genomic segment from Gossypium arboreum isolate Shixiya-1 chromosome 8, ASM2569848v2, whole genome shotgun sequence containing:
- the LOC108467435 gene encoding uncharacterized protein LOC108467435; translation: MGFKIFVVAMMVGSIAAAQISLASTVPAFLWAPGFSSVESKESVNYQIMSPKDLANSVLSQGGWSDLLCSERKNERPVDLAVVFVGRELHSSDVAGNKHADPALLNLLKDSFTKSNFSMAFPYVATSEEETMENLLVSSFKEACAHGLGVANVAFLESCSIEGGDFQKLSNLHSVHDHLVKRMEKRTKGETDLVVLCHGGFQSLKELDQPFPESEILTEVMSSVEQSGAKYAALYVSDPFKSIHYPGYRELERFLADDTAKNGSASPKVCDEVCQLKSSLLEGVLVGIVLLLILVSGLCCMMGIDTPTRFEAPQEN